A genomic segment from Salvelinus sp. IW2-2015 unplaced genomic scaffold, ASM291031v2 Un_scaffold2309, whole genome shotgun sequence encodes:
- the LOC112073590 gene encoding high affinity cGMP-specific 3',5'-cyclic phosphodiesterase 9A-like, whose translation MCGLIWLTDLKSKIDSIDLLTMLTSAVCHDLDHTGYNNAYQLIMIMKKVSDFNETRPMDVAEPWLDCLLQEEFYNQSDMEKLEGLPVTPYRDKVTKAILSDKLHWLCPITFSWSWPTSSPDWR comes from the exons ATGTGTGGGCTGATCTGGCTGACGGACCTGAAAAGTAAGATTGACAGCATTGACCTGCTCACCATGCTGACCTCCGCAGTCTGTCACGACCTTGATCACACGGGATACAACAACGCCTACCAG CTGATAATGATCATGAAGAAAGTGAGTGACTTCAACGAGACACGGCCCATGGACGTGGCCGAGCCCTGGTTGGACTGCCTCCTGCAGGAGGAGTTCTACAACCAG AGTGACATGGAGAAGTTGGAGGGTCTTCCTGTGACTCCATACAGGGACAAGGTGACCAAAGCCATCCTCTCAGACAAGCTTCATTGGCTCTGTCCAATTACCTTTTCATGGAGCTGGCCAACCTCTTCCCCTGACTGGAGGTAA